Proteins co-encoded in one Pocillopora verrucosa isolate sample1 chromosome 1, ASM3666991v2, whole genome shotgun sequence genomic window:
- the LOC131773716 gene encoding F-box/LRR-repeat protein 2, translating into MTKSLIDLCMFCIANNLENIKRAGSSLCKNDKELLLELLCDHDMFTAKRIPFVTKQLLSPTLTNIAFGYSGQVDDALLQKLALSRCKLRSFVLKNCPQVSDKGLSSLLKTQTDLEFLHLKLSSFQVHLTDKCLLTLRSSKLVSVKLDHIDQLSNNGVITLAKNCPNICELMLPGCKELNDSCIETVTRTLLKGKLEVLELSEIHLLTDLSLLAIGSGDCPKLRELLLVGCNMISGAGLLQVTQGCPNLTSLDIGYCYRILNDGRTLVTANAFPSNLLELTLHGVQMSSELLIDLVEKLDYIRELTLCGMKAVDDDSLEKICSAAGRTLRSLDLSGCAVLTDAGLSAISKQCQAIESLKVSFCPNITGKSLKSLFRCPKRGQEFKAFVANGCKMFSVDVIAEIAASCPSLLVLRLAGMKDVDDQLLTAVAENCHQITRVSIKGCGLVSDVGVCELARMCPLEEVVVSGVSGLTDRSVFALANCCCSTLKEVYASGCSMITQAAINYLKDCCLKRIFVEHRVPNVDPDQVMAKNLDTGEFCRADLLFTGPVVQDPDLSSTIATTTTTTTN; encoded by the exons atgACGAAATCTTTGATAGACTTGTGCATGTTCTGTATAGCTAACAACCTCGAAAATATCAAGCGAGCAGGATCATCACTGTGCAAAAACGACAAAGAACTTCTTCTAGAATTGCTTTGCGACCATGATATGTTTACAGCGAAAAGGATTCCATTTGTAACTAAACAGCTTCTTTCACCGACGTTGACCAACATTGCTTTTGGTTATTCTGGTCAAGTGGACGATGCATTGCTCCAAAAGTTAGCTCTCTCCCGTTGCAAACTGAGGTCATTTGTTCTCAAGAATTGCCCGCAGGTATCAG ataaggGATTATCTTCCCTCCTCAAGACACAAACAGATTTGGAATTTCTGCATCTTAAACTGAGTTCTTTTCAAGTCCATCTCACTGACAAGTGTTTATTAACACTACGGTCTTCAAAATTAGTATCAGTTAAATTAGATCACATTGATCAGCTGAGCAACAATGGAGTTATAACCTTGGCAAAGAATTGTCCAAATATTTGTGAATTGATGCTGCCAGGGTGCAAAGAACTTAATGATAGTTGTATTGAAACTGTTACACGTACacttttgaaaggaaaactg GAAGTGTTGGAGCTGTCCGAAATACACTTATTGACAGATCTTAGCCTGCTTGCCATTGGTTCGGGTGATTGTCCCAAGCTCAGAGA ATTGCTTCTTGTTGGTTGCAATATGATTTCAGGAGCAGGGCTATTACAG GTTACTCAAGGCTGTCCTAACTTGACAAGCCTGGACATTGGATACTGCTACAGAATTTTGAATGATGGCAGAACATTGGTGACAGCAAATGCATTCCCGTCCAATCTACTGGAACTGACTTTACATGGAGTGCAAATGTCATCAGAATTACTCATTGACCTTGTGGAAAAATTGGATTATATAAGAGAATTGACTTTGTGTGGAATGAAGGCAGTAGATGATGATTCTTTAGAAAAA ATTTGTTCAGCTGCAGGGCGAACCTTGAGATCATTAGACTTGAGTGGTTGTGCAGTTTTAACAGATGCTGGACTTTCAGCCATCAGCAAACAGTGTCAAGCCATTGAATCTCTTAAAGTGTCTTTCTGCCCAAATATCACTGGCAAGAGCTTGAAATCTCTTTTCCGCTGCCCAAAAAGAGGGCAAGAGTTCAAAGCATTTGTGGCAAATGGATGTAAAATG TTCTCTGTAGATGTTATAGCTGAAATAGCAGCAAGTTGTCCTTCGCTGCTTGTTCTGCGGCTTGCGGGCATGAAAGACGTGGATGATCAGCTCCTGACTGCAGTTGCTGAAAATTGTCACCAAATTACCCGTGTCAGCATTAAAGGCTGCGGCTTG GTTTCTGATGTTGGTGTATGTGAGTTAGCACGTATGTGTCCATTAGAAGAGGTTGTTGTGTCTGGTGTCTCAGGATTAACAGATCGGTCTGTTTTTGCCCTGGCAAACTGCTGCTGCTCAACTCTGAAAGAAGTCTACGCTTCAGGGTGTTCCATGATCACTCAGGCAGCAATTAATTATCTGAAG GACTGTTGTTTGAAGAGAATATTTGTTGAACATCGTGTACCAAATGTTGATCCCGACCAGGTTATGGCCAAGAATCTTGATACTGGAGAATTCTGTCGAGCTGACCTTTTATTCACAGGTCCTGTTGTGCAAGACCCAGATCTATCCTCCACAATagctacaacaacaacaacaacaacaaactaa